A DNA window from Methylobacterium sp. NMS14P contains the following coding sequences:
- a CDS encoding NADH-quinone oxidoreductase subunit C gives MTNGISILPHTQPVYGEDAVAAMAERVVGALGPAVVSHSIAFGELTLVIQASDIVYALTYLRDDPACAFRNFIDICGVDYPQREKRFDVVYHLLSLRHNLRIRLKVQTDEVTPVPSVIEVFPAANWYERETYDLYGILFSGHPDLRRLLTDYGFEGHPLRKDFPLTGFVEVRYDQDQARVVYEPVQLTQEFRNFDFLSPWEGTDYVLPGDEKKSA, from the coding sequence ATGACGAACGGCATCTCGATCCTCCCCCACACCCAGCCGGTCTACGGCGAGGACGCGGTCGCGGCCATGGCCGAGCGCGTCGTCGGCGCGCTGGGGCCGGCGGTGGTCTCCCACAGCATCGCGTTCGGCGAGCTGACGCTGGTGATCCAGGCCTCCGACATCGTCTACGCGCTCACCTACCTGCGCGACGATCCGGCCTGCGCGTTCCGCAACTTCATCGACATTTGCGGCGTGGACTACCCGCAGCGCGAGAAGCGCTTCGACGTGGTCTACCACCTGCTCTCCCTGCGCCATAACCTGCGCATCCGGCTGAAGGTGCAGACCGACGAGGTGACGCCGGTCCCCTCGGTGATCGAGGTCTTCCCGGCGGCCAACTGGTACGAGCGCGAGACCTACGACCTCTACGGGATCCTGTTCTCGGGCCATCCCGACCTGCGCCGCCTGCTGACCGATTACGGCTTCGAGGGGCACCCCCTGCGCAAGGACTTCCCGCTCACCGGCTTCGTCGAGGTCCGCTACGACCAGGACCAGGCGCGGGTCGTCTACGAGCCGGTGCAGCTGACGCAGGAATTCCGGAACTTCGACTTCTTGTCGCCGTGGGAAGGCACCGACTACGTGCTGCCCGGCGACGAGAAGAAGTCGGCATGA
- a CDS encoding NADH-quinone oxidoreductase subunit A, giving the protein MTGLLADYLPLIVFIGVALFIATALLVVPFLVAFKSPDPEKLSAYECGFNAFDDARMKFDVRFYLVAILFIIFDLEVAFLFPWAITFGDLGWFGFWSMIVFLGVLTVGFVYEWRKGALEWD; this is encoded by the coding sequence ATGACCGGATTGTTGGCGGATTACCTGCCGCTCATCGTGTTCATCGGCGTGGCGCTGTTCATCGCCACGGCTCTGCTGGTCGTCCCGTTCCTGGTGGCCTTCAAGAGCCCGGATCCCGAGAAGCTCTCGGCCTACGAGTGCGGCTTCAACGCGTTCGACGATGCCCGCATGAAGTTCGACGTGCGCTTCTACCTCGTCGCCATCCTGTTCATCATCTTCGACCTCGAGGTCGCGTTCCTCTTCCCCTGGGCGATCACCTTCGGGGATCTGGGCTGGTTCGGCTTCTGGTCGATGATCGTCTTCCTGGGCGTGCTGACCGTCGGCTTCGTCTACGAGTGGCGCAAGGGCGCCCTCGAATGGGATTGA
- a CDS encoding aminotransferase-like domain-containing protein — MAIAVRSPGTRVEAVVGEIRERIAARRLVPGVRIPSVRAFAETMGVSKSTVVEAYERLAAEGAVVPRPGSGFYVAGKTRPLSLQAMGPRLDRIVDPLWITRQAQQAGSDQLKPGAGWLPDSWMPHEAIRRGLRRVARADLAEMTNYDRPLGYEPLRHQIARKVGEKGVGAEPDQIVLVESATQALDLVCRFLLQPGDTVLVDDPCYFNFLALLRAQRVAVVGVPITPEGPDLQALATLLEQHRPRFYLTNAALQNPTGASLAPTVAHRLLKLCEAHDTLIVEDEIFGDLEPEAAPRLAGFDGLERVIQIGSFSKTLSAAARCGWIALRADWVEPLVDLKLALSLGNGHITAALVHALITEGAYRRHLAETRRRLAGAMVQASAELRACGLETWAQPRGGFFLWMRLPDGRDGADVARRALARGMVLAPGTSFSLSEAWNGYMRFNVAHCADPRIRPILREALG; from the coding sequence ATGGCGATCGCAGTCAGAAGTCCCGGGACGCGCGTCGAGGCCGTGGTCGGCGAGATCCGCGAGCGGATCGCGGCGCGGCGGCTGGTCCCGGGCGTGCGGATCCCCTCGGTGCGGGCCTTCGCGGAGACGATGGGCGTCTCGAAATCCACCGTCGTCGAGGCCTACGAGCGCCTCGCCGCCGAGGGCGCCGTGGTGCCGCGGCCGGGCTCGGGCTTCTACGTCGCCGGCAAGACCCGGCCGCTCTCGCTCCAGGCGATGGGGCCCCGGCTCGACCGAATCGTCGACCCGCTCTGGATCACCCGGCAGGCGCAGCAGGCCGGCTCCGACCAGCTGAAGCCCGGGGCCGGCTGGCTGCCCGATTCCTGGATGCCCCACGAGGCCATCCGCCGGGGCCTGCGCCGGGTGGCCCGCGCCGACCTCGCCGAGATGACCAACTACGACCGGCCCCTGGGCTACGAGCCCCTGCGCCACCAGATCGCCCGCAAGGTCGGCGAGAAGGGCGTCGGCGCCGAGCCCGACCAGATCGTGCTGGTCGAATCGGCCACGCAGGCGCTGGACCTCGTCTGCCGCTTCCTGCTCCAGCCCGGCGACACCGTGCTGGTGGACGATCCCTGCTACTTCAACTTCCTGGCGCTGCTGCGCGCGCAGCGCGTCGCGGTGGTCGGCGTGCCGATCACGCCGGAGGGGCCGGACCTGCAGGCGCTCGCGACCCTGCTGGAGCAGCACCGGCCGCGCTTCTACCTGACCAACGCGGCCCTCCAGAATCCGACCGGGGCGAGCCTCGCGCCGACCGTGGCGCACCGGCTCCTCAAGCTGTGCGAGGCGCACGACACGCTCATCGTCGAGGACGAGATCTTCGGCGACCTCGAGCCCGAGGCCGCTCCGCGGCTCGCCGGCTTCGACGGGCTGGAGCGGGTGATCCAGATCGGCAGCTTCTCCAAGACCCTGTCGGCGGCCGCGCGCTGCGGCTGGATCGCGCTCCGGGCCGACTGGGTCGAGCCGCTGGTCGACCTCAAGCTGGCGCTCAGCCTCGGCAACGGCCACATCACGGCCGCGCTGGTGCACGCCCTGATCACCGAGGGCGCCTACCGACGACACCTCGCCGAGACCCGCCGCCGGCTCGCCGGCGCGATGGTGCAGGCCTCCGCGGAGCTGCGCGCCTGCGGCCTGGAGACCTGGGCGCAGCCGCGGGGCGGCTTCTTCCTGTGGATGCGGCTGCCCGACGGGCGCGACGGGGCCGACGTCGCCCGCCGGGCGCTGGCCCGCGGCATGGTGCTGGCGCCCGGGACGTCGTTCAGCCTGTCGGAGGCGTGGAACGGCTACATGCGCTTCAACGTCGCCCACTGCGCCGATCCGCGGATCCGGCCGATCCTCCGGGAGGCGCTGGGCTGA
- a CDS encoding response regulator transcription factor codes for MKILLVEDDAALAAEVAKVLRAENFVLDHAATGEDAQHLGETEGYDAVVLDLGLPKGDGVSVLRAWRGAGRTLPVLVLTARDGWSDKVAAFKAGADDYLVKPVRVEELVIRLRALVRRSQGGGASRITCGPLSFDPGLGAFEHEGLPLKLTGLEWRVLSCLMLNRETVVPRPHLIERVYEGDADVDSNSVEVIITRLRRKIAPARIESVRGHGYRLHAEPA; via the coding sequence GTGAAGATCCTGCTGGTGGAGGACGACGCCGCCCTCGCGGCGGAGGTCGCCAAGGTCCTGCGCGCCGAGAACTTCGTGCTCGACCACGCCGCCACCGGCGAGGACGCCCAGCATCTCGGCGAGACCGAGGGCTACGACGCCGTCGTGCTCGATCTCGGCCTGCCGAAGGGCGACGGGGTCTCGGTGCTGCGGGCCTGGCGCGGGGCCGGACGGACCCTGCCGGTGCTGGTGCTGACCGCCCGGGACGGCTGGAGCGACAAGGTCGCGGCCTTCAAGGCGGGGGCGGACGACTATCTCGTGAAGCCGGTCCGCGTGGAGGAGCTGGTGATCCGCCTGCGCGCCCTCGTGCGCCGGTCCCAGGGCGGAGGCGCGAGCCGGATCACCTGCGGTCCCCTGAGCTTCGATCCGGGCCTCGGCGCCTTCGAGCACGAGGGCCTGCCGCTCAAGCTCACCGGCCTGGAATGGCGGGTCCTATCCTGCCTGATGCTGAACCGCGAGACCGTGGTGCCGCGCCCGCACCTGATCGAGCGGGTCTACGAGGGGGACGCCGACGTCGATTCGAACTCCGTCGAGGTGATCATCACGCGCCTGCGCCGGAAGATCGCCCCGGCGCGGATCGAGAGCGTGCGCGGCCACGGCTACCGCCTGCACGCGGAGCCCGCCTAA
- a CDS encoding EamA family transporter, with product MTLRDGLAAILVVTILGLAFVAIKVGLETVPPLMLCALRFGFAALPAALVIRPPRAPVALVAGFGLALGVGQFGLLMTAIRLGMPAGLSSLLIQVQVPFTVALAWALQGERPRGLQVLGGGIALIGVAAVALGRSGGAPLGPLLLVVGAALAWASANVIVKRIGRVDRLALMVWGSLATTPPLLILSLISEGTDALAPLTHPSWGAIGSVAFQAYPTTLLAFGLWNGLLTRYPAAAVTPFALLVPVAGILSTHLVLGEPLSADILAGGGLILTGIALSLRGTRPGAVARQRPDPESSKVA from the coding sequence ATGACGCTGCGCGACGGGCTCGCCGCAATCCTGGTGGTCACCATCCTCGGGCTGGCCTTCGTGGCCATCAAGGTCGGCCTGGAGACGGTGCCGCCGCTGATGCTGTGTGCCCTGCGCTTCGGCTTCGCGGCCCTGCCGGCGGCGCTGGTGATCCGGCCGCCCCGGGCCCCCGTCGCCCTGGTGGCCGGATTCGGCCTCGCCCTCGGGGTCGGCCAGTTCGGGCTGCTGATGACGGCGATCCGCCTCGGCATGCCGGCCGGGCTGTCGTCGCTGCTCATCCAGGTCCAGGTCCCCTTCACGGTGGCGCTCGCCTGGGCGCTGCAGGGGGAGCGCCCGCGGGGGCTTCAGGTCCTGGGCGGCGGCATCGCGCTCATCGGCGTCGCCGCGGTGGCGCTCGGGCGGAGCGGAGGCGCCCCACTCGGCCCGCTGCTCCTCGTCGTCGGCGCGGCCCTGGCCTGGGCGAGCGCGAACGTCATCGTGAAGCGGATCGGCCGGGTCGACCGACTGGCGCTGATGGTCTGGGGCAGCCTCGCCACGACGCCGCCCCTGCTCATCCTGTCGCTGATCAGCGAGGGAACGGACGCCCTGGCGCCGCTGACGCATCCGAGCTGGGGCGCGATCGGATCGGTCGCGTTCCAGGCCTACCCGACGACGCTCCTCGCCTTCGGCCTCTGGAACGGGCTCCTGACCCGCTACCCGGCGGCCGCCGTGACCCCCTTCGCCCTGCTGGTGCCGGTGGCTGGCATCCTGAGCACGCACCTCGTCCTGGGCGAGCCGCTGAGCGCCGACATCCTGGCCGGGGGCGGCCTGATCCTGACGGGAATCGCCCTGAGCCTGCGCGGCACCCGGCCGGGCGCGGTCGCTCGGCAGAGACCTGACCCCGAATCGTCGAAGGTCGCCTGA
- a CDS encoding NADH-quinone oxidoreductase subunit D has translation MTEHNIRNFAINFGPQHPAAHGVLRLVLELDGEVVERVDPHIGLLHRGTEKLIEYKTYLQATPYFDRLDYVSPMNQEHAFCLAIEKLAGIEVPRRAQLIRVLFCEIGRLLSHLLNVTTQAMDVGALTPPLWGFEEREKLMIFYERASGARLHANYFRPGGVHQDLPPKLIDDIDAFCDPFLQVVQDLDDLVMANRIFKQRNVDIGIVSVDEAMEWGFSGVMVRGSGIPWDLRKAQPYECYEEMEFDIPVGKNGDTYDRQVIRMEEMRQSVRIMKQCVAKLREPAGQGPIASLDGKFAPPPRREMKRSMEALIHHFKLYTEGFHVPEGEVYAAVEAPKGEFGVYLVSDGTNKPYRCKIRAPGFAHLQAMDWMCRGHLLADVSCVLGTLDIVFGEVDR, from the coding sequence GTGACCGAACACAACATCCGCAACTTCGCGATCAACTTCGGCCCGCAGCACCCGGCGGCGCACGGCGTGCTGCGCCTCGTGCTGGAACTCGACGGCGAGGTGGTCGAGCGGGTCGACCCGCATATCGGGCTGCTCCACCGCGGCACCGAGAAGCTGATCGAGTACAAGACCTACCTGCAGGCGACGCCCTATTTCGACCGGCTCGACTACGTGTCGCCGATGAATCAGGAGCACGCCTTCTGCCTGGCGATCGAGAAGCTCGCCGGGATCGAGGTGCCGCGGCGCGCGCAGCTGATCCGCGTGCTGTTCTGCGAGATCGGCCGCCTGCTGTCGCACCTGCTCAACGTCACCACGCAGGCGATGGACGTCGGCGCCCTCACGCCCCCGCTCTGGGGCTTCGAGGAGCGCGAGAAGCTGATGATCTTCTACGAGCGGGCCTCCGGCGCCCGGCTCCACGCCAACTACTTCCGGCCCGGCGGCGTCCACCAGGACCTGCCGCCGAAGCTGATCGACGACATCGACGCGTTCTGCGACCCGTTCCTGCAGGTCGTCCAGGATCTCGACGACCTCGTCATGGCCAACCGCATCTTCAAGCAGCGCAACGTCGACATCGGCATCGTGTCGGTGGACGAGGCGATGGAGTGGGGCTTCTCGGGCGTGATGGTGCGCGGCTCCGGCATCCCGTGGGACTTGCGCAAGGCGCAGCCCTACGAGTGCTACGAGGAGATGGAGTTCGACATCCCCGTCGGGAAGAACGGCGACACCTACGATCGCCAGGTGATCCGGATGGAGGAGATGCGCCAGTCGGTGCGCATCATGAAGCAGTGCGTCGCCAAGCTGCGCGAGCCCGCCGGCCAGGGGCCGATCGCCTCGCTCGACGGCAAGTTCGCGCCGCCGCCGCGCCGGGAGATGAAGCGCTCGATGGAGGCGCTCATCCACCACTTCAAGCTCTACACCGAGGGCTTCCACGTGCCCGAGGGCGAGGTCTACGCGGCCGTCGAGGCACCGAAGGGCGAGTTCGGCGTGTACCTGGTGTCCGACGGGACCAACAAGCCGTATCGCTGCAAGATCCGCGCGCCGGGCTTCGCGCATCTGCAGGCGATGGACTGGATGTGCCGCGGGCACCTTCTCGCCGACGTGTCCTGCGTGCTCGGCACGCTCGACATCGTGTTCGGCGAAGTGGATCGGTAA
- a CDS encoding sensor histidine kinase: protein MAATARRRSLRTRLLASALVLVLAALVVAGLAIGVILHRFVRGQLDGRLDAQIVALRAGLEAGILPQDLDAPPFDRPGPGWAWEVRRGGETIRSGSLRGGDIRLSDPGPDDEPGRPRPASGTGPRGEPLVARVLAVPGPGPEPATIVVAAPEGELRGPLREALTSLALALGILGLCLLAGLAFQVRLGLAPLTRLRADLASVRAGRRERVPADQPAEIAPMVAELNALLDQNAQNLERARGHVANLAHALKTPLATLSMALAEPARDPDGALRRQVDDMDRRVRHHLRRARAAALAGSARGRTALAPRLSDLRAALTRIHAEKGAAIDLDVPETLSVSCEGQDLDEMLGNLVDNACRWCRGRVRVSAAARDGAVAVVVEDDGPGLDPEAASAVMARGRRLDEGVPGHGFGLPITLELAELYGGGLSLGRSDLGGLRAELRLPA, encoded by the coding sequence ATGGCGGCGACGGCGCGGCGCCGCTCGCTCCGCACACGGCTGCTCGCGTCGGCCCTGGTGCTGGTGCTGGCGGCCCTGGTGGTGGCGGGCCTCGCCATCGGGGTGATCCTGCACCGCTTCGTGCGCGGGCAGCTCGACGGCCGGCTCGACGCGCAGATCGTCGCCCTGCGGGCCGGGCTCGAGGCCGGGATCCTCCCGCAGGATCTCGACGCGCCGCCCTTCGACCGGCCCGGCCCCGGCTGGGCCTGGGAGGTGCGCCGCGGCGGCGAGACGATTCGCTCCGGCTCCCTGCGCGGCGGGGACATCCGCCTGTCCGATCCGGGACCGGACGACGAGCCGGGCCGGCCGCGCCCGGCCTCGGGCACGGGCCCGCGCGGCGAGCCCCTCGTCGCCCGCGTGCTCGCCGTGCCCGGGCCCGGGCCCGAGCCGGCGACGATCGTGGTGGCGGCGCCGGAGGGGGAGCTGCGCGGGCCGCTGCGCGAGGCGCTGACGAGCCTCGCCCTGGCGCTCGGCATCCTCGGCCTGTGCCTGCTCGCCGGCCTGGCCTTCCAGGTGCGCCTCGGCCTCGCGCCGCTGACGCGCCTGCGCGCGGACCTCGCGTCGGTCAGGGCGGGGCGGCGCGAGCGCGTGCCGGCGGACCAACCGGCCGAGATCGCGCCGATGGTGGCGGAACTCAACGCGCTCCTCGACCAGAACGCGCAGAACCTGGAGCGCGCCCGCGGCCACGTCGCCAACCTCGCCCACGCCCTCAAGACGCCGCTCGCCACCCTGTCGATGGCGCTCGCCGAGCCCGCCCGCGACCCGGACGGCGCGCTGCGCCGGCAGGTGGACGACATGGACCGGCGGGTGCGGCACCACCTCCGGCGCGCCCGCGCGGCGGCCCTGGCGGGTTCGGCCCGGGGCCGCACGGCCCTGGCGCCCCGGCTGTCGGACCTGCGCGCGGCGCTGACCCGGATCCACGCCGAGAAGGGCGCGGCGATCGACCTCGACGTCCCGGAGACCCTGTCGGTCTCCTGCGAGGGCCAGGATCTCGACGAGATGCTCGGCAACCTCGTGGACAATGCCTGCCGCTGGTGCCGCGGCCGCGTGCGGGTCTCGGCGGCGGCGCGCGACGGCGCGGTGGCCGTAGTCGTGGAGGATGACGGGCCCGGCCTCGACCCGGAGGCGGCCTCCGCCGTCATGGCCCGGGGCCGGCGCCTCGACGAGGGCGTGCCGGGCCACGGCTTCGGGCTGCCGATCACCCTGGAGCTCGCCGAGCTGTACGGCGGTGGCCTGAGCCTCGGGCGGTCGGATCTCGGCGGCCTGCGGGCGGAGCTGCGGCTGCCGGCCTGA
- the nuoF gene encoding NADH-quinone oxidoreductase subunit NuoF, protein MLSDQDRIFTNLYGLHSPGLEAAKKRGAWDGTKFLLEQGRDWIIEEMKASGLRGRGGAGFPTGLKWSFMPKKSDGRPHYLVVNADESEPGTCKDREIMRHDPHLLIEGCMLACFAMAAHACYIYIRGEYVAEKHALQKAVDEAYAARLVGQSNVHDYPFDIYVHHGAGAYICGEETALIESLEGKKGMPRLKPPFPANMGLYGCPTTVNNVESIAVAGTILRRGGAWFAGLGGKNNTGTKLFCVSGHVNKPCNVEEELGITFRELIDRHCGGMRGGWDNLLCSIPGGSSVPLVPAEQIVDAKMDFDTLRNLGSGLGTAAVIVLDKSTDIVAAITRISYFYKHESCGQCTPCREGTGWMWRVMQRMTEGRAQKREIDMLFEVTKQIEGHTICALGDAAAWPIQGLIRHFRPEIEKRIDRYTANPHSEPVPMAAE, encoded by the coding sequence ATGCTGTCGGATCAGGATCGCATCTTCACCAATCTCTACGGCCTGCACTCGCCGGGCCTAGAGGCCGCCAAGAAGCGCGGCGCTTGGGACGGGACCAAGTTCCTCCTGGAGCAGGGCCGCGACTGGATCATCGAGGAGATGAAGGCCTCGGGCCTGCGCGGCCGCGGCGGCGCGGGCTTCCCCACCGGCCTCAAGTGGTCGTTCATGCCCAAGAAGTCCGACGGGCGCCCGCACTACCTCGTCGTCAACGCCGACGAGTCGGAGCCGGGCACCTGCAAGGACCGGGAGATCATGCGGCACGACCCGCATCTCCTGATCGAGGGCTGCATGCTGGCCTGCTTCGCCATGGCGGCGCACGCCTGCTACATCTACATCCGCGGCGAGTACGTCGCCGAGAAGCACGCCCTCCAGAAGGCCGTGGACGAGGCCTACGCGGCCCGCCTCGTCGGCCAGTCGAACGTCCACGACTACCCGTTCGACATCTACGTCCACCACGGCGCGGGTGCCTACATCTGCGGCGAGGAGACGGCGCTGATCGAGAGCCTGGAGGGCAAGAAGGGCATGCCGCGGCTGAAGCCGCCGTTCCCCGCCAATATGGGCCTCTACGGCTGCCCCACGACCGTGAACAACGTCGAGTCGATCGCGGTCGCCGGAACGATCCTGCGCCGGGGCGGCGCGTGGTTCGCGGGGCTCGGCGGCAAGAACAACACCGGCACCAAGCTCTTCTGCGTCTCCGGGCACGTCAACAAGCCGTGCAACGTCGAGGAGGAGCTCGGCATCACCTTCCGCGAGCTCATCGACCGCCACTGCGGCGGCATGCGCGGCGGCTGGGACAACCTGCTGTGCTCGATCCCGGGCGGCTCCTCGGTTCCGCTGGTGCCGGCCGAGCAGATCGTCGACGCCAAGATGGACTTCGACACCCTGCGCAACCTGGGCTCCGGCCTGGGCACCGCGGCGGTGATCGTGCTCGACAAGTCCACCGACATCGTCGCGGCGATCACCCGGATCTCGTACTTCTACAAGCACGAGTCCTGCGGACAGTGCACGCCCTGCCGCGAGGGCACCGGCTGGATGTGGCGCGTCATGCAGCGCATGACCGAGGGCCGCGCGCAGAAGCGCGAGATCGACATGCTGTTCGAGGTCACCAAGCAGATCGAGGGTCACACGATCTGCGCGCTGGGCGACGCGGCGGCCTGGCCGATCCAGGGCCTGATCCGCCACTTCCGCCCCGAGATCGAGAAGCGCATCGACCGCTACACCGCCAACCCGCACAGCGAGCCTGTGCCGATGGCCGCGGAGTGA
- a CDS encoding NuoB/complex I 20 kDa subunit family protein — translation MALITDTNRAPAIAPQPKGIIDPNTGRPIGADDPTFLSISDELADRGFLLTTTDELINWARTGSLMWMTFGLACCAVEMMQMSMPRYDCERFGFAPRGSPRQSDVMIVAGTLTNKMAPALRKVYDQMPEPRYVISMGSCANGGGYYHYSYSVVRGCDRVVPVDIYVPGCPPTAEALLYGVLLLQKKIRRTGTIER, via the coding sequence ATGGCCCTGATCACCGATACCAACCGCGCCCCCGCGATCGCGCCCCAGCCGAAGGGGATCATCGATCCCAACACCGGCCGCCCGATCGGCGCGGACGACCCGACCTTCCTGTCGATCAGCGACGAGCTGGCCGACCGGGGCTTCCTGCTCACCACCACGGACGAGCTGATCAACTGGGCCCGCACGGGCTCGCTGATGTGGATGACCTTCGGTCTCGCCTGCTGCGCGGTCGAGATGATGCAGATGTCGATGCCGCGCTACGATTGCGAGCGATTCGGCTTCGCCCCGCGCGGCTCGCCGCGCCAGTCCGACGTGATGATCGTCGCCGGCACGCTCACCAACAAGATGGCCCCGGCGCTGCGCAAGGTCTACGACCAGATGCCGGAGCCGCGCTACGTCATCTCGATGGGCTCCTGCGCCAACGGCGGCGGCTACTACCACTACTCCTACTCGGTGGTGCGCGGCTGCGACCGGGTGGTGCCGGTGGACATCTACGTGCCCGGCTGCCCGCCCACCGCCGAGGCGCTGCTCTACGGCGTGCTGCTGCTGCAGAAGAAGATCCGCCGGACCGGCACGATCGAGCGCTGA
- a CDS encoding DUF1127 domain-containing protein codes for MTQCLIETGDLEARISTRPGSRSGWLARMAKSVLAVAASARAGLSRTAMNRRVLQRLSTLSDRELRDIGLTPQDVADACVPGTGDAIHLLVGRRDERRRVRAAVRPW; via the coding sequence ATGACCCAGTGCCTGATCGAAACCGGCGACCTCGAAGCCCGGATCTCAACCCGGCCCGGATCGCGGAGCGGATGGCTCGCCCGGATGGCCAAGTCGGTGCTGGCCGTCGCCGCGTCGGCGCGCGCCGGCCTGTCGCGGACGGCGATGAACCGGCGCGTGCTCCAGCGCCTGTCGACCCTGTCCGACCGGGAGTTGAGGGATATCGGCCTGACGCCGCAGGACGTGGCGGATGCCTGCGTGCCGGGCACGGGCGACGCGATCCACCTGCTGGTCGGCCGGCGCGACGAGCGCCGCCGGGTCCGGGCGGCCGTGCGGCCCTGGTGA
- the nuoE gene encoding NADH-quinone oxidoreductase subunit NuoE, which yields MANRRLAPASEQPESFAFSPENAEWARTQIAKYPEGRQASAVISLLWRAQEQNGGWLPRAAIEAVAAELGMPNIRVLEVATFYTMFALEPVGRYWIQVCGTVPCDSCGARGLKEMLQARLGPAGHVSADGTFSWLEVECLGACCNAPMVQINQDYYEDLTPESLGQLMDDLAAGRLVKVGSQTGRVSSEPQDAVNTLTDQTLFDGSRVGAWRKRFEEAGKAEEPAAGPASQTGEAASGTQQAAENPKPARPDAGRPVERQVSDAPAQRAANGETPVKPEDSADAAERGRSTAKHGAARPGDADVLDSPAKRVAEGEPAAGEQGRQEVPGRDAVPQQPEASGASEGEVAAETEEARIAGALAALPKDASPEQKADAVGRRPPGLEAARAGKPDDLTRIKGIGPGNSQRLNGLGIYHFDQIAAWSRDEIAWVGTYLAFPGRIDRENWAGQAKALSAPAQ from the coding sequence ATGGCAAACCGCAGACTCGCCCCCGCCTCGGAGCAGCCCGAGAGCTTCGCGTTCTCCCCCGAGAACGCCGAGTGGGCCAGGACCCAGATCGCCAAGTACCCGGAAGGCCGTCAGGCCTCCGCGGTGATCTCGCTCCTGTGGCGGGCCCAGGAGCAGAACGGCGGCTGGCTGCCGCGGGCGGCCATCGAGGCCGTGGCGGCCGAGCTCGGCATGCCGAACATCCGCGTGCTGGAGGTGGCGACCTTCTACACGATGTTCGCCCTCGAGCCCGTGGGGCGCTACTGGATCCAGGTCTGCGGCACGGTCCCGTGCGATTCCTGCGGCGCGCGGGGCCTCAAGGAGATGCTCCAGGCCCGTCTGGGCCCGGCCGGCCACGTCTCGGCCGACGGCACCTTCTCGTGGCTCGAGGTCGAGTGCCTCGGCGCCTGCTGCAACGCGCCGATGGTCCAGATCAACCAGGACTACTACGAGGACCTGACGCCCGAGTCCCTCGGCCAGCTGATGGACGACCTCGCCGCCGGCCGGCTTGTGAAGGTCGGCTCACAGACCGGGCGCGTCTCGTCCGAGCCCCAGGACGCCGTGAACACCCTCACCGACCAGACGCTGTTCGACGGCTCCCGGGTCGGGGCGTGGCGCAAGCGCTTCGAGGAGGCCGGCAAGGCCGAGGAGCCGGCCGCCGGCCCGGCCTCTCAGACGGGCGAGGCGGCCTCCGGAACCCAGCAGGCCGCCGAGAACCCGAAGCCGGCCCGGCCCGACGCCGGCCGTCCGGTGGAGCGTCAGGTAAGCGACGCCCCCGCCCAGCGCGCCGCCAACGGCGAGACGCCGGTGAAGCCCGAGGATAGCGCCGACGCGGCCGAGCGCGGCCGCTCGACCGCCAAGCACGGCGCCGCCCGTCCGGGCGACGCGGACGTGCTCGACTCGCCGGCCAAGCGCGTCGCCGAGGGCGAGCCCGCCGCCGGCGAGCAGGGCCGCCAGGAGGTGCCTGGCCGCGACGCCGTCCCGCAGCAGCCGGAAGCCTCCGGCGCCAGCGAGGGCGAGGTGGCGGCCGAGACCGAGGAGGCGCGCATCGCCGGCGCGCTCGCGGCCCTGCCGAAGGACGCGAGCCCCGAGCAGAAGGCCGATGCCGTGGGCAGGCGCCCCCCGGGGCTGGAGGCCGCCCGCGCCGGGAAGCCGGACGACCTCACGCGCATCAAGGGCATCGGCCCGGGCAACAGCCAGCGCCTCAACGGGCTCGGCATCTACCATTTCGACCAGATCGCCGCCTGGTCCCGCGACGAGATCGCCTGGGTCGGCACCTACCTCGCGTTCCCGGGTCGCATCGACCGGGAGAACTGGGCGGGGCAGGCCAAGGCCCTGTCGGCGCCGGCTCAGTGA